A window of Mytilus edulis chromosome 10, xbMytEdul2.2, whole genome shotgun sequence contains these coding sequences:
- the LOC139492162 gene encoding prefoldin subunit 3-like, with protein MATGDSKADSADKSELKANSSIPLAEFVEDVDSFMKREENESAENVLVRLDEQHRKYKFMEYNILTKKSRLKQQIPDIKTSLDIVKHLQSRKESTDPMETQFLLSDQVYAKAKIPPTNKVCLWLGANVMLEYTLDDANDLLDTNLDAANKSLAQVEEDLCLIRDQTTTLEVNMARVYNWDVKRRQALQVTKS; from the exons ATGGCTACGGGTGATTCCAAAGCAGATTCTGCAGATAAATCAGAATTAAAGGCGAATTCGAGCATTCCTTTAGCAGAATTTGTA GAAGATGTTGATAGTTTTATGAAGAGAGAAGAAAATGAATCAGCTGAAAATGTTTTAGTAAGGCTGGATgaacaacatagaaaatataaatttatggAATATAATATATTAACAAAGAAAAGCAG ATTGAAACAACAGATCCCAGACATTAAAACTTCATTAGACATAGTTAAACATTTACAGTCAAGGAAG GAATCCACTGATCCCATGGAAACCCAGTTCTTGTTATCAGATCAGGTTTATGCAAAAGCTAAAATTCCTCCAACAAATAAAGTCTGCTTATGGCTAGGG gcaAATGTAATGTTAGAATACACATTAGATGATGCAAATGACTTACTAGATACAAACCTAGATGCAGCAAATAAAAGTTTAGCACAAGTGGAGGAAGATTTGTGTCTGATCCGAGATCAAACCACTACATTAGAAGTCA ACATGGCTAGGGTATATAATTGGGACGTGAAGCGGAGACAAGCGCTACAGGTTACCAAATCATAG
- the LOC139492161 gene encoding uncharacterized protein: MAFCQSIQKGQVPLSCGLCETETKISLKCIDCDLLMCIKCRDKVHAKFKNAKDHRVVDIKDIGLYAEEKDFTSIKCQDHTGQNCCLFCESCNHLVCPLCISKTHNGHCLIQISESYETKLNWLKQAQVKVQSNLQILNKCDAKIEEIQKSRKEKYKDTKEKMKAKINALNIADDEFTERIETELDQKNSLHQKSIEKEQITANQLKKKVDDQISKLQDIIDAKDAVEVFCCSNDLELSISKEMELLELNISCIPKFCPEEITQDFFGSLQNNKPIKMTVSGQFVTGVSRIDTVSACSDESIWISCCKKPGKLNKAKPEQGNLKDVHRIERQVFDMAITQSADFLVSTGYSELKLVNDKTGEITSTKYKVDQLLTVAVHVTKSNKVIVGAVSDWSPTPAKSCIITMNAKGEQESIHEHDKNNAPIINFPWRITSTSNGRICILDKLSNDFKGQVVVFNEGEVIQVYKGHSEINCPDKPFKPTNFAVTPLDNIIVTNLNMDIFHILNSSGQYITHYDTTDIGIVNPYSLSFNATGLLYIGSTTTKGSNDKAKLYIVDISEI; encoded by the coding sequence ATGGCTTTTTGTCAATCAATTCAGAAAGGACAGGTTCCATTAAGCTGTGGTCTATGTGAAACAGAgacaaaaatcagtttaaaatgcaTCGACTGTGATTTACTTATGTGCATCAAGTGTCGCGATAAAGTTCATGCAAAGTTTAAAAATGCAAAGGACCACAGAGTTGTGGATATCAAGGACATTGGACTGTATGCCGAAGAAAAGGATTTCACTAGTATTAAATGCCAAGATCACACTGGACAAAACTGTTGTTTATTTTGTGAGTCATGTAATCATTTAGTTTGTCCTCTTTGCATTTCAAAGACACACAATGGGCATTGCTTAATACAAATAAGTGAAAGCTATGAAACCAAACTAAATTGGCTGAAACAAGCACAAGTCAAAGTTCAATCAAACttgcaaatattaaacaaatgtgATGCAAAAATAGAAGAGATACAAAAATCTAGAAAGGAAAAGTACAAAGACACTAAGGAGAAAATGAAAGCGAAAATAAATGCTCTGAATATAGCAGATGATGAATTCACTGAGAGAATAGAAACAGAACTGGACCAAAAAAATAGTCTTCACCAGAAATCAATCGAAAAAGAGCAAATAACagcaaatcaattaaaaaagaaaGTTGATGATCAAATTTCTAAATTACAAGATATTATAGATGCTAAAGATGCTGTCGAAGTCTTCTGTTGCAGCAATGACCTTGAGCTGTCCATCTCTAAAGAAATGGAACTACTAGAGCTGAACATTAGCTGTATACCAAAGTTTTGTCCAGAGGAAATAACTCAAGATTTTTTCGGCTCTCTACAAAACAACAAACCAATAAAAATGACTGTTTCTGGACAATTTGTTACTGGAGTATCAAGGATTGACACTGTATCAGCATGCTCTGATGAATCCATATGGATCAGTTGCTGTAAAAAACCTGGCAAGTTAAATAAAGCAAAACCTGAACAAGGAAATCTAAAGGATGTACACAGGATAGAAAGACAAGTATTCGACATGGCAATAACTCAATCTGCAGACTTTCTTGTATCTACTGGTTATTCCGAACTTAAACTAGTTAACGACAAAACTGGAGAAATCACTAGTACAAAATACAAAGTTGATCAATTACTAACGGTAGCTGTTCATGTGACTAAAAGTAACAAAGTCATAGTAGGAGCTGTATCAGACTGGTCACCTACACCAGCAAAAAGCTGCATCATAACCATGAATGCAAAGGGAGAACAGGAAAGTATACATGAACATGACAAAAACAATGCACCTATCATCAATTTCCCTTGGAGGATAACAAGTACAAGTAATGGCAGGATATGCATTTTAGACAAACTTTCCAATGATTTTAAAGGCCAAGTTGTGGTGTTCAATGAAGGAGAAGTCATTCAAGTCTATAAAGGACATTCTGAAATCAATTGCCCTGATAAACCATTTAAACCCACCAATTTTGCAGTTACACCGTTAGATAATATCATTGTAACAAACTTGAATATGGATATATTCCACATTCTGAATAGTTCAGGACAATATATAACCCACTATGATACAACAGACATAGGTATCGTCAATCCGTATTCACTAAGTTTTAACGCAACAGGACTTCTCTACATAggatcaacaacaacaaaaggaTCAAATGATAAAGCTAAACTTTACATAGTGGACATATCTGAAATTTAG